A portion of the Chondrinema litorale genome contains these proteins:
- a CDS encoding transposase, which produces MRDQQLFQPQDYLTPKWYLFKSSKLGNVYDSIPWEQLSACLPKKNKGPGAPSWFSPQGMFGLMFLKAYLNLSDEKLIARFNTDWSLQLFCNKLLQDHQKIKDKAILSRIRTYMADHTDWQQLQEVLLQHWKTDMHNTHVLLMDATCYESYIRFPTDVKLLWESCQWVFEKQLYRYCKILGVKRPGSKYIDQKRMQMSYDRSRKKTYKAGRKRKKSLIYLLSKGLGQLQCLLNENPQIQLHLHERTYLKTIKKIIEQQQFLQQHPAKELKNRIVSLPKAYVRPIVRGKEAKRVEFGMKAHLLQVDGICFIDTMEFRAFNESTRLKLSSLKHRSIFGSLHQLGADRIYATNKNRKYLTEKKIFTCFPKKGPKVNNPAESQLRSLISSQRATVMEGSFGVHKTAYGLNKIKVKGEKREMIHVFFAVMMANAVKISKRKSEQAPLLQAA; this is translated from the coding sequence ATGAGAGATCAACAGCTTTTCCAACCACAAGATTACTTAACTCCAAAATGGTATTTATTTAAGAGTAGTAAATTGGGTAATGTTTATGATAGCATCCCTTGGGAACAACTTTCTGCATGTCTGCCTAAGAAAAATAAAGGCCCTGGTGCTCCTAGCTGGTTTTCGCCTCAGGGCATGTTTGGCTTAATGTTTCTAAAAGCCTATTTAAACCTGAGTGATGAAAAGCTCATAGCACGCTTTAATACCGATTGGAGCCTTCAGCTATTTTGCAATAAATTGCTACAGGATCATCAAAAGATTAAGGATAAGGCCATTTTAAGTCGAATCAGGACGTATATGGCGGACCATACTGATTGGCAACAACTTCAAGAGGTACTACTCCAACACTGGAAAACAGACATGCATAATACGCATGTGCTCTTAATGGATGCTACTTGTTATGAGAGTTATATTCGTTTTCCTACCGATGTTAAGCTGCTCTGGGAGAGCTGCCAATGGGTGTTTGAAAAGCAGCTTTACAGATACTGTAAAATATTAGGAGTAAAACGACCTGGCTCCAAATATATAGATCAAAAGCGCATGCAGATGTCTTATGATCGTAGTCGTAAAAAGACATATAAAGCTGGTCGCAAGCGTAAAAAGTCATTGATATATCTACTATCCAAAGGATTGGGGCAACTGCAATGCCTACTTAACGAAAATCCACAAATACAGCTTCACTTACATGAGAGAACATATCTAAAAACTATAAAGAAGATAATCGAGCAACAGCAATTCTTGCAGCAGCATCCAGCTAAAGAATTGAAAAACAGGATTGTATCACTTCCCAAGGCTTATGTTAGGCCGATAGTGCGAGGTAAAGAAGCTAAAAGGGTTGAGTTCGGAATGAAGGCACACCTGCTTCAGGTGGATGGTATCTGCTTTATCGATACCATGGAGTTCCGCGCTTTTAATGAAAGTACCAGACTGAAATTAAGTAGTTTAAAACATAGATCGATATTTGGCTCACTTCATCAACTAGGAGCAGATCGCATTTACGCCACCAACAAAAACAGGAAGTATTTAACAGAAAAGAAGATATTTACCTGCTTTCCAAAGAAAGGTCCTAAAGTAAACAACCCTGCTGAAAGCCAACTCAGAAGTCTCATCTCTAGCCAAAGAGCCACGGTGATGGAGGGAAGTTTTGGCGTGCATAAAACAGCTTATGGCCTCAATAAGATCAAGGTTAAAGGAGAAAAACGAGAAATGATACACGTTTTTTTCGCAGTTATGATGGCCAATGCCGTTAAGATCAGCAAAAGGAAATCAGAA